One genomic window of Polyangium aurulentum includes the following:
- a CDS encoding PAS domain S-box protein: MSGQGWKILIVDGSAAARAELIGMLAQGSARRYDIVEAETGSAGVALSAEGAAPDCLLLADELPDMDALGVLSGLRGERETLPFPVVVLGDGAGPARDTGRALLRAGAMELGGKAWMSPQALTRAVENAVDRFGLLSATEGAQRGLERERLVEAQFEAVIDAMTDGVVVFDVAGNVVLLNEAEARINGFESAEAMRRDLSFFATIFELSSSDGQPVPVESWPVSRVLRGETVTDWQLRARRLDTGQEWWINFSGAPVRDPNGDLVLGVVITRDITSEKRVEAALRESEARFRALADNMSQFAWIGDEKGWLFWYNQRWFDYTGTTLEQMQGWGWKQVHHPDHVDRVVSKLARHIETGEEWEDTFPLRGKDGSYRWFLSRAVPIRDDAGKIVLWFGTNTDITAQRNAEEALREADRRKDAFLAMLAHELRNPLAPVRTAIHILRKVGSPEPVAVRARDIIDRQVTHMARLIDDLLDVSRISRGKLQLRTERCDLAQIVRQTLDDYRANLESEGLALTVSEPRESLWVDGDPTRLVQMVGNLLNNATRFTEPGGRVTVRVEEDRAHEAAVVTIEDTGIGMEPALLSRLFDPFSQAEQGIDRKKGGLGLGLALTKGLVELHGGEVVARSEGLGRGSTFTLRLPLASGAAKPAEPRASSTSASGLRVLIIEDNEDAAETLAELLSLAGHQVKVAFEGRTGIDAARAARPDVVISDIGLPGGTDGYAVARALRGAPSLAPAFLIALSGYAQEEDLRRSREAGFDAHLAKPPDLKQLEALLAGVQRRD; the protein is encoded by the coding sequence GTGAGCGGCCAGGGCTGGAAAATCCTCATCGTGGACGGCAGCGCCGCTGCACGGGCCGAGCTCATCGGCATGCTCGCGCAGGGCTCGGCGCGCCGGTACGACATCGTCGAGGCCGAAACAGGCTCGGCCGGGGTCGCGCTCAGCGCGGAAGGCGCCGCGCCCGATTGCTTGCTCCTCGCGGACGAGCTGCCCGACATGGACGCGCTCGGCGTGCTCTCGGGGCTGCGCGGCGAGCGGGAGACGCTGCCATTTCCCGTGGTCGTCCTGGGCGACGGCGCCGGGCCCGCGCGGGACACCGGACGCGCGCTCTTGCGGGCCGGCGCCATGGAGCTCGGCGGAAAGGCGTGGATGAGCCCGCAGGCGTTGACCCGCGCCGTCGAGAACGCCGTCGATCGGTTCGGATTGCTGAGCGCGACCGAGGGCGCGCAGCGGGGGCTCGAGCGCGAGCGGCTCGTCGAGGCGCAATTCGAGGCCGTGATCGACGCGATGACCGACGGGGTGGTCGTCTTCGACGTGGCCGGGAACGTCGTCCTGCTCAACGAGGCGGAGGCCAGGATCAACGGCTTCGAGAGCGCCGAGGCGATGCGGCGCGATCTGTCCTTTTTCGCGACGATCTTCGAGCTGTCTTCCAGCGACGGGCAGCCCGTTCCGGTGGAATCGTGGCCGGTGTCGCGCGTCTTGCGGGGCGAGACGGTCACGGATTGGCAGCTCCGCGCTCGCAGGCTCGATACCGGGCAAGAGTGGTGGATCAATTTCAGCGGAGCGCCCGTCCGCGACCCGAACGGAGACCTGGTGCTCGGCGTCGTCATCACGCGCGACATCACGAGCGAAAAGCGCGTCGAGGCGGCCCTGCGCGAGAGCGAGGCTCGTTTTCGCGCGCTCGCCGATAACATGTCCCAGTTCGCCTGGATCGGCGACGAGAAGGGCTGGCTCTTCTGGTACAACCAGCGCTGGTTCGATTACACCGGCACGACGCTCGAGCAGATGCAGGGCTGGGGCTGGAAGCAGGTCCATCACCCCGACCACGTCGACCGCGTCGTCTCGAAGCTCGCGCGCCACATCGAGACCGGGGAGGAGTGGGAGGACACGTTCCCCCTGCGCGGCAAGGACGGCTCGTATCGCTGGTTTTTATCGCGGGCCGTGCCCATTCGCGACGACGCGGGGAAGATCGTCCTTTGGTTCGGGACCAATACGGACATCACCGCGCAGCGCAACGCCGAGGAGGCGCTCCGGGAGGCCGACCGGCGAAAGGACGCCTTTCTGGCCATGCTCGCCCACGAGCTGCGCAATCCCCTCGCGCCCGTCCGCACCGCGATCCACATCCTCCGCAAGGTCGGCTCGCCCGAGCCCGTGGCGGTGCGGGCCCGGGACATCATCGATCGCCAGGTGACGCACATGGCCCGGCTGATCGACGACCTGCTCGACGTCTCCCGCATCAGCCGCGGCAAGCTCCAGCTCCGCACGGAGCGCTGCGACCTCGCCCAGATCGTCCGGCAAACCCTCGACGATTACCGCGCGAACCTCGAATCCGAGGGGCTCGCATTGACGGTGAGCGAGCCGCGGGAGTCCCTCTGGGTCGACGGCGACCCGACGCGGCTCGTGCAGATGGTCGGCAATCTCTTGAACAACGCGACCCGGTTCACCGAGCCGGGCGGCCGGGTGACCGTGCGCGTCGAGGAGGACCGAGCCCATGAGGCCGCCGTCGTGACGATCGAGGACACGGGCATTGGAATGGAGCCGGCGCTCCTGTCGCGCCTCTTCGATCCATTCAGCCAGGCGGAGCAGGGCATCGATCGGAAGAAGGGAGGGCTCGGGCTCGGGCTGGCATTGACCAAGGGCCTCGTCGAGCTGCACGGCGGGGAGGTGGTGGCCCGAAGCGAGGGGCTGGGGCGGGGCTCCACGTTCACGCTGCGGCTGCCCCTGGCGTCGGGGGCTGCGAAGCCGGCCGAGCCGCGCGCCAGCTCGACCTCGGCGAGCGGGCTGCGTGTTCTCATCATCGAGGACAACGAGGACGCGGCCGAGACCCTGGCCGAATTGCTGTCCCTCGCCGGCCATCAGGTGAAGGTGGCGTTCGAGGGTCGCACGGGAATCGACGCCGCTCGCGCGGCCCGGCCCGACGTGGTGATCTCCGACATCGGATTGCCAGGCGGGACCGACGGCTATGCGGTGGCGCGGGCGCTGCGGGGCGCGCCGTCCCTCGCGCCGGCCTTTTTGATCGCGCTCTCCGGCTATGCCCAGGAGGAGGACCTGCGCCGATCGCGG